A genome region from Glycine max cultivar Williams 82 chromosome 5, Glycine_max_v4.0, whole genome shotgun sequence includes the following:
- the LOC100818240 gene encoding sulfite exporter TauE/SafE family protein 3 yields the protein MKYGWKIIVGTIVGFLGSAFGNVGGVGGGGIFVPMLTLIIGFDAKSAIAISKCMITGGATATVFYNLRQRHPTLDLPVIDYDLALLFQPMLMLGISIGVSFNVIFPDWMLTTLLIISFTGISVKSFFKGVDTWKQETLMMKEASKNSLTDGRGGSTYIGNPEDDAHYIKTIDPVKDNTNQSRKKVSVIDNVHWKELGLLFAVWIMILALEIGKNYTTTCSGVYWVINLLQVPIAVGMSSYQAMRLYKGQRIIASKGDQQTHWRVLQLIVFCACGILAGTIAGLLGLGGGFILAPLFLGLGIPPQVASATSILAMAFSASIAVVEYYLLKRFPISYALYFVAVATAAALVGQHLVRKVIAMLGRASVIIFILTLTLCVSAVLLGGVGVANMIKRIENKEYMGFGNLCTYKVKE from the exons ATGAAATATGGCTGGAAAATAATAGTGGGCACCATAGTTGGATTCCTAGGATCAGCATTTGGGAATGTGGGAGGTGTTGGTGGGGGTGGCATCTTTGTGCCTATGCTCACCCTCATTATTggatttgatgcaaaatctgcaATAGCAATATCAAAAT GCATGATTACGGGTGGAGCAACAGCAACTGTTTTCTACAATTTGAGGCAGAGACACCCCACCCTTGATTTGCCTGTGATTGACTATGACTTAGCACTTCTTTTCCAACCAATGTTGATGCTTGGAATCAGTATTGGTGTTTCTTTCAATGTGATTTTTCCTGACTGGATGTTAACAACTTTGTTAATAATATCTTTCACCG GCATTTCGGTCAAATCCTTCTTTAAGGGTGTTGACACATGGAAACAAGAAACCCTTATGATGAAG GAAGCTAGCAAGAATTCACTGACTGATGGCAGGGGTGGATCCACAT ATATTGGGAATCCTGAAGATGATGCACATTATATTAAAACAATAGACCCGGTCAAGGACAATACCAATCAATCAAggaaaaaa GTTTCTGTCATTGACAATGTTCATTGGAAGGAACTTGGACTTCTTTTCGCGGTCTGGATCATGATACTTGCATTAGAGATTGGAAAA AATTACACAACAACTTGCTCTGGAGTATATTGGGTAATCAATCTACTGCAG GTCCCCATAGCTGTAGGAATGAGTTCATACCAGGCTATGCGTCTATACAAAGGGCAGAGAATCATAGCATCAAAGGGAGATCAACAAACACATTGGCGAGTGTTGCAGTTAATTGTATTTTGTGCTTGTGGCATACTTGCCGGCACGATTGCAGGCTTGTTAGGCCTTGGTGGAGGATTCATCTTGGCACCCCTCTTCCTTGGACTAGGAATCCCTCCTCAG GTGGCTAGTGCAACATCCATTTTGGCAATGGCATTTTCTGCATCTATCGCAGTGGTGGAATATTACCTTCTCAAACGTTTCCCAATTTCTTATG CTCTTTACTTTGTAGCTGTAGCCACTGCTGCTGCACTTGTTGGGCAGCATTTGGTGAGAAAGGTTATTGCCATGTTGGGGAGAGCATCTGTGATCATTTTCATCCTAACCCTCACACTTTGTGTTAGTGCAGTTTTACTAG GTGGAGTAGGCGTTGCAAACATGATCAAAAGGATTGAAAATAAGGAGTACATGGGGTTTGGAAACCTTTGCACGTACAAGGTTAAAGAATAA
- the LOC100818778 gene encoding sulfite exporter TauE/SafE family protein 3 yields the protein MAVHVPRRWDVKWVAGKALIAFLLLVSVSATSSHQNTDNKTTSPSNGTIGVDYHAKAFYKHHWPSMKFGWRIIVGAIVGFLGSAFGTVGGVGGGGIFVPMLTLIVGFDQKSATAISKCMITGGATATVFYNLRQRHPTLDLPVIDYDLALLFQPMLMLGISIGVAFNVIFPEWMLTVLLIIFFVGISVKSFFKGVDTWKKETIMKKEAKKNSRIDDIGSPEDDAHYIQTGDPAKDDTNQSRKKVSIIENIRWKELGLLFAGWIMILALEIGKKHTTTCSRLFWLLNLLQVPIAVGMSSYEAVRLYKGKRIIASKGDQQTHWCVLQLVLFCACGTLAGMIAGLLGLGGGFILGPLFLGLGIPPQVASATSTLVMAFSASMAVVEYYLLKRFPVPYALYFVAIATAAALVGQHLVRKAIAILGRASVIIFILTLTLSVSAVLLGGVGIAHMIQKIENKEYMGFGDLCTYRK from the exons ATGGCTGTGCATGTACCGAGAAGGTGGGATGTGAAATGGGTTGCTGGAAAGGCTCTTattgcttttcttcttcttgtttcaGTCTCAGCTACTTCTTCTCATCAAAATACAGACAACAaaacaacttcaccatccaatgGAACTATAGGGGTTGATTATCATGCTAAAGCATTTTACAAGCACCACTGGCCG AGTATGAAATTTGGCTGGAGAATAATAGTAGGCGCCATAGTTGGATTTTTAGGATCAGCATTTGGGACCGTGGGAGGTGTTGGTGGGGGTGGCATCTTTGTGCCTATGCTTACCCTTATTGTTGGATTCGATCAAAAGTCAGCAACAGCTATATCAAAAT GCATGATTACGGGTGGAGCAACAGCAACCGTGTTCTACAACTTGAGGCAAAGACACCCCACCCTTGATTTGCCTGTGATTGACTATGACTTAGCACTTCTTTTCCAACCAATGTTGATGCTTGGAATCAGTATTGGAGTTGCTTTCAATGTCATCTTTCCTGAGTGGATGCTAACAGTTttgctaataatatttttcgttG GGATTTCAGTTAAATCCTTCTTTAAGGGTGTTGATACATGGAAGAAAGAAACCATTATGAAGAAG GAAGCTAAGAAGAATTCACGGATTGATG ATATTGGAAGTCCTGAAGATGATGCACATTATATTCAAACAGGAGACCCCGCTAAAGACGATACTAATCaatcaagaaaaaaa GTTTCTATCATTGAGAATATTCGTTGGAAGGAACTTGGACTTCTTTTCGCTGGCTGGATCATGATACTAGCATTAGAGATTGGAAAA AAACACACCACAACTTGCTCACGGTTATTTTGGCTATTGAACCTACTTCAG gtCCCCATAGCTGTAGGAATGAGTTCATATGAGGCTGTGCGTCTATACAAAGGGAAGAGAATCATAGCATCGAAGGGAGATCAACAAACACATTGGTGTGTGTTGCAGTTAGTCCTATTCTGCGCTTGTGGCACACTTGCTGGCATGATTGCTGGTTTGCTAGGCCTTGGTGGAGGATTCATCTTAGGACCCCTATTCCTTGGACTTGGAATTCCTCCTCAG GTTGCAAGTGCTACATCCACTTTGGTAATGGCATTTTCTGCATCTATGGCAGTGGTGGAATATTACCTTCTCAAACGTTTCCCCGTTCCTTATG CTCTTTACTTCGTAGCCATAGCCACTGCTGCTGCACTTGTTGGGCAGCATTTGGTGAGAAAGGCGATTGCCATATTGGGGAGAGCATCTGTGATCATTTTCATCCTAACCCTCACACTTAGTGTTAGTGCAGTTTTATTAG GTGGAGTAGGTATTGCACACATGATTcaaaagattgaaaataaagAGTACATGGGATTTGGAGACCTTTGCACGTACAGAAAATAA